A segment of the Gemmatimonadota bacterium genome:
TGGGGGCGCTGGCGGCGCTCCTGGACATCGAGAGCGACCTCGACGTCGTGGGTCGCGCCGCGGACGGGATCGAGGCGATCGAGCTGGTGACGCGCGAGCGACCGGACGTGTTGCTCACCGACATCGAGATGCCGGTGAAGACCGGCCTGGAGGTGGCGGCCGAAATCCAGCGGCGCGCCCTGCCCACCCGCGTCATCATCCTGACCACGTTCGCGCGCGCCGGGTATGCCCGTCGCGCGCTCGAAGCCGGAGCCGCCGGCTACCTGCTCAAGGACAGTCCGGCCGAGGAGCTGGCCAACGCCGTGCGCCGCGTGCACGCGGGCGGCCGAGCGGTGGATCCGGAGCTCGCCCGTGAGGCGTGGACGGCGCAGGATCCGCTCACGGACCGGGAGCGGCAGGTGTTGCGCCTCGCGGGCGAGGGGCTCAGCGGCGCCGCCATCGCGCGGCGCCTGCACCTGACCGAGGGCACGGTCCGCAACTACCTCTCGGAGGCCAACGCCAAGCTGGGCACGTCCAACCGGGTTGAGGCGGCCCGGCTGGCCCGCGAGAAGGGTTGGCTCTAGCCGGTCGCAGCGCCGCGAACGCGACTCCAGCTCTGGCGGCTGCCGTTCAGCGACCTCCTAGTCCAGATCGCTCACGTGCTGGATGATCCGACCCACCAGGCCGTACTCCTTCGCCTCGGTCGCGCCCAGCCAGAAGTTGCGGTGCGTGTCGTCCTGGATCCGCTCCAACGGCTGGCCGGTCTGCTCCGCGAAGACGCGGTTGAGACGCTCGCGCATCTTAAGGATCTCGCGCGCCTCGATCTCGACGTCCGCAGCCGTGCCGCGCGTGCCGCCCGCCGGCTGGTGGAGCAGGAAGCGTGTGTTGGGCAGCGAGAAGCGGTTCTCCAGGGGCACCGCCACGTAGATCAGCGCGCCGGCGCTCGCCACCCATCCGGTGCCGATCATCCGGACCGGGGAGCGGATGAAGCGCAGCATGTCGTGGATGGTGTCCCCCGACTCCACGTGCCCGCCCTGCGAGTTGATGAAGACCGTGATCGGCTCCTGCGACTGCGCGTCCATCGCCCAGAGCTGTCCGATCACCTCGGACGCCAGCTTCTGATTGACCTCTCCGCTGATGATCAGGGTGCGCGCGCGGAAGAGCCGGTCCCGCAGCGAATCCGTCCACCGGCTGGCCGTGGGCGTGAGCGGCGGCTCACCCTCGTCCTCGTCCGGATCCTCGCCCGGCGGGAGTGGGCGCCCCAGGGGTCGCAGCAGGTCTGTGTCGCTGAAGCGTTCGTCCGTCATCACCGGTCCTCGTTGCGTGCAAGCGGGGTGATCCCAAGCCAGTCCAAACGTCTCCAAGGCGGTCCGGGGCCGCAACTGCTGGACGGGCTCAACGGTCCTGCTGGGCCTCTTGGAAGAGGGGGATCAGGATGGAGGCGATCGCCCGCCCGCCTACACCCCCCGGGCCCACGCATCCCGCGGCAAGCGCAGGGCGTCGCGCAGGGCGGTCCGGTCCGGGATGTCCGCCAGAAGGTCGACGTACAGCGGCAGGCCGCCGCGCACCGGGATCCAGGCTCGCGGAGCATCGAACCGGGTGAGCGTTCCCTGGGCGCTGCGCCGCACCCGCGGCCGCCCGAGGCGCTCGCGCGCGATCCGTCGCCGCCAGCCCGACAGGGTGGTCACCGCCAGCCGTCCGTCCTCCTGCCGATCGATCCGCACCGCGACCACCCCCGCCAGGACGAGCGGGAGGGCGAGCGGAACCGCCACGCCGAGCGGCCACGACGCGCCGGAGCGGAGGGCGAGGCCCACGAGGAGCACGACGCCTCCCAGTCCCCCGAGCAGGAACGCGCGCCACACCCAGGCCAGCGCCCCGTACCGGTAGAGCGTGCGCGGCTCGGCGACCCTCACGCGAGGCCCTTCCGGAAGCGGGCGGCCGCGCCGAAGGGCACCGACCAGAGCAGGCGTACCACCCGGAAACGCTGGCCGCGATACGGCTCCAGGAGCTCGAGCATCCGGGCATCGTCCGCCCCGGGCTCGTCGGCCAGCGCGCCTCCGACCAGGCCGGGCAGCCCCAGGTCACCCACCGGCACCGCGTCGGGGTCCCCGGCGCCGAAGCCGGCGATCATCTCCGCCGTCCACGGCCCGACGCCCGGGATGCGCAGCAGCCGCGCCCGCAGCGCGTCCCGGTCGGTGGCCGGGTCCAGGAAGCCGCGCTGGGCCTGGGCCCGTGCGAGGCGCACGAGCGTCTCCGCCCGCTTGTGGTCGATCCCCAGGCCCTGGAGGCGATACGGTCCCAGCTTGGCGACCCGCTGCGCCTCGGGAAACGCGAGCCCCAGCTCCGTGCGGCGTCCCCACCGCTCGGCGATCCTGCGGAACTGCGAGGCGGCCTCACGCCAGCGCACCTTCTGCTGCAGCACCACGCCGGCCGCCACGTCGAACATCCAGGGAACCGCGACGATGCGGAGCGCGGGGTAGGCCTTGAGCAGGCGCAGGAGCGCGGGGTGGCCGGCTGCGAACGCGTGCAGACCGTCCGTCGGCGGCAACACCCGTTCCCAGTGCGCGAGGGGATCGCTGCCGGCCTCGCCGTCGCATTCGATCTCCACGCGTCCACCTGCGGCCCGCAGCGTGTGACGCACCACCCGTCCCTCGGCGTCGTGATGGACCTTGGTGAAGGCATGGTCCGTGTGCACGGCCGTGGGATCGTAGGGACCCAGGTTCTGGTGCGCGAAGGTGCGCCCCACGTCGAAGGCGGGTTCGTCGACCTGCAGGGTGCGGGTGGCGAGCGACACGAGAAGCGGGGGGTGGCGAAAGGGGACCGGCACCGGGTCGGCACCGAGCGAGGGACGCTGGTCGGCCGGGAAGCCGGTGTCAACCGATCCCCATCCCGCCCTACTTCCAGATCCCCAACACCGCGATCGTGGACAGGGCCTGCGCCAGCGCGGTCACGACCCCGTAGATCTTGGCACCCCGGACGGCGCTGCCGCCGCTCGTCTCCATCTGGTCGATCATCTCGTTGGCGCGGCCGCTCAGGCGCTCGGTGCGCACCAGGATGCTGTCGAAGCGGATCCCGTGACGGTCGCCGGCGATGCGGGTGAAGACGGTCTTGCTGCCGTCGCGCAGCTCGTCGGACAGGTCGCGCACATTGGCGATGGTCCGGTCCAGGCTCTCCGACTGCTCCCGGTCCAGCAGCAAGGCCTGCAGAGGCGGGGTGTCGGGATCGGCGTTCATCCGTCCTTCCACCGTGGTGAGCACGGAGTCGATGTGCGTGAGCGCGCTCTCGATGGTCGCGAGCTGCCGTTCGCCCAGCACCAGACGCCCGGCGAGCTGATCGGGGCCACGGTCCGCGGCAGCGCCCAGCGTATCCGCCAGCCGACGCACGCCGCTCACCGTCCCCCGCATCTCGGCCAGGGAGCCGTTCAGATCGTCGATCATGCGCTCGTAGCGGTTCACCGGCGGCGCGTCCGCCTTCGCCGGTGAGCTCAGGTAGTCCACCGCCTGCCCCAGGAACGCCAGCACGTCCGCGCCGCTCTCCGGCGAGAACTCACGCGCGCCCGTGCGTTCCGCCACCAGCGTTGCCGGGGTCCACGAGGGCACCAGACGCACGCGGGGTGGACCGGACGTACCGATGCCGATGCTCGATCCCACGCTCACCGCGGTGCCGACGCCGAGCGCGGCCTCCAGCCGGGCCAGGTCGGGCGCAAGCCCCACGTTGGCGGCGACCCGCGCGAAGGCGGAGGCATCGAGGGTGCCCTCGACCCGCGTGTAGCGCGCCACGTCCGACCATTCCAGATGCAGATCCCCGAAGGAGAACACCGTGCCGGGGCGCACCGCGGCGCCGCCGGGCTCGACATCCGTGCGCGGCGGTCCATCCAGCGCCCACAGCCCGTCGGGAGCGCGCGTCAGCGTCCAGCGCTCGGCACCGCTCCCGAGCGTCATGCGGGTGGCGTCCACGAATCCGAGCGTGAAGGCACCGCCGATCTCGGCCTCGGGATCGCGCTCGCTCACCGTCACCACGCTCCGCTCCGCCAACGCGCCGGTGCGCTCGACCGACACCTGCAGGGCGGGCACGCCCGGCGCCACGCGCGTGACGCGTCCCACACACTGTTCGTAGAACTGCACGCGGGTATCGGCGCGCAACTCCACCAGGCCGGGCACGTAGGCCACGAAGGCCAGGTCGGGATCGGCACACCGGGAACGCGCGACCACGGTGAGCCAGGCGATCGCGCCCAGCGCGCCCACCACGATCACCAGGCCGATGAGCTGGTTGAGCCGCAGCGGATCCTTGAGGCCGGTCCGGCGCTCGGCGGGGGCCGCGCTCATCGGGCCACCCACAGCGCGGCCGTGATGAGGGTGCACAGCGTGGTGGAGAGCACGGTGCTCTCCCAGGCCGCATCCTGGAACTCCGCCCGGGCCGGGTCGGCAGGCCGCCGCTCCGCCGCCTCCACCCCCAGCGCGCACGCCACGAAGGAGACGATCCCCCCGAACAGCAGCGCACGCCACGAGCCCGCGACGACGGAGTCGAGGAAGGCCGTGTAGTAGTCGACGGCGAGGGCCGAGTGCAGCGAGGTGCCGTCGAACGTGTAGCCGATCATGAGGAAGTACTGGCCCACCACGAAGAACAGGGCCGTCGTGACGGGTGCGGCCACCAGGTGCGGCAGGACCTGCGTGTTGAGGTCGCCGGGGGCGGCGTACGGATCGTCCAGACCGTGCGTGAGCGGCCGGATGGCCAGCTTGAGGGAGAGCGGCGCCCCACTTCGGGCAGCCACCAGCACGGCCAGGCCGAGGGGCAGCCCGCCCGCGATGAAGATGGGCATGAACGCGGACTCGAAGAGCGGACGGATCACGCCCAGCTGCTCGGCCACCGTCCGCAGCCCCAGGCCCAGCACCGTGCCCAGGAGCAACACGTCCAGGGCGCCACGGCTGAGGGTGCGGAACACCTGGCCCAGCGTCAGGCGGGTCACCCGCACCACCCCCTGCCGGGAGCCGATCTCGGCCAGGCCGGCGCCCGTGGCCCGCAGCAGCCGGAGACCGAACGTGACCAGCACGCCCAGGTTGCTGACCCACACCTGCCCCACTCGGCCCAGGGCCTCGCCGAACACCGTCTCGTCCGTCTCCGCTCGCATGAGGGGCCGGCGGGCAACCTCCATGCCGGAGACGCCGCACTCGTCTCCTCACGCGCGGGATGCCCCAGGCGGGGATCAGCCCGTTTGACACCCGGACCGGTAATGATCTACGATGCACATCGTACGTCAGCCACCGTACAGCGCACCGCAGCCCCGGAGATTCCGATGGCCGGCCCGGCCCTACCTCTGCCCACCGACGCCGAGTATCGCATCCTGGAGGTGCTCTGGGACCGGGGACCCCAGACCGTCCGCCAGGTGCACGACCAGCTGACCGGCGAGCGGGACGTCGGATACACCACCGTATTGAAGATCCTCCAGAACCTCCACCAGAAGGGGCTGGTGGACCGCGACGACTCCGAGCGCAGCCACGTCTACGCCGCGGCCGTCGAGCGGGAATGGGCCACGCGCGGGTTCGTGGCCGACCTCACGGATCGGGTGTTCGCGGGCTCCGCGGGCCGCCTCGTGCTGCGCGCCCTGTCGACCCGCCCCGCCTCCCGGTCGGAGCTGGACGAGATCCGGGCCCTGCTCGATCGCCTGGAGGCGGACTCGTGAGCGGCCCGGCGCCGGAGCTTCTGCGGTCGGCCTTCCTCGGCCTCCATGGGCTCGGGTGGGCGCTGCTCGGCACGCTGATCGTCGGTGCCGCCGTCGGCGCCGTCGCCTGGGTCGCCCTGCGGCTGCTCGTCCACCGCTCGGCCTGGACCCGCTACGCGCTCGCCTGCGGCGCGCTTGTGCTCCTGGTGGCGCTTCCCCTGCAGACCGGCCTGGCGTTGCGGAATGCGTACGGCGGCCATCCCCAGCTCGCGGAGCGGATCGCGGTGCAGTTGATGCGCGACGGCAGCCCGGACGGCGGCGGGCCGCTGCCGGGAGGATGGGCGGTCGCGCCGCTCGCGGTGGCGGTGGAGCACACGCACGACCACGACAACCCACCGCTCCTCGCTGGTGCGGCGGTCCGGCGGGTGGCGCCGGCCCTCGCGGTCCTGGCGCTGCTGTGGCTCTTCGGCGCAGCGGTCGGCCTCGGACGGCTCGGCGCCGACGTCCGCACCCTGCGGCGCCTGCATCGGCTTCCGCTGCAGCCGGTGTCGGAGCGTTGGCGCACCGCTCTGGCCCGCATGGGTCGTCGGCTCGACGTGACCCACCCGATCCGTCTGGGCATCAGCGACCGCGTCGACGGCCCCGTGCTCATCGGATGGTGGGCCCCGGTGATCCTCGTCCCGCGTCGCGTACACGACCAGCTCACCGACGACGAGATCGAAGCGGTCCTGGCGCACGAGCTGGCGCACGTGCGGCGCGGCGACTACGCGGTCAACCTGCTCCAGTCCGTGGCGGAAGCACTCCTGTTCTTCCATCCCGTGGTGCTGTGGCTGGGTGCGCGGTTGCGCGACGAGCGCGAGTACTGTTCGGACGACCTCGCGCAGCGCTCCATCGGCGGCTCGCTGTCCGAGTACCTGCGTGCCCTCATGACGCTGGAGACGCTGCGCGGCGCGCCAGCACCGGGGGGCGCGATGGCGGCCCAGGGAGGTTCCCTGCTCCGCCGCATCC
Coding sequences within it:
- a CDS encoding BlaI/MecI/CopY family transcriptional regulator encodes the protein MAGPALPLPTDAEYRILEVLWDRGPQTVRQVHDQLTGERDVGYTTVLKILQNLHQKGLVDRDDSERSHVYAAAVEREWATRGFVADLTDRVFAGSAGRLVLRALSTRPASRSELDEIRALLDRLEADS
- a CDS encoding response regulator transcription factor, translated to MIRIVIAEDQTMVLGALAALLDIESDLDVVGRAADGIEAIELVTRERPDVLLTDIEMPVKTGLEVAAEIQRRALPTRVIILTTFARAGYARRALEAGAAGYLLKDSPAEELANAVRRVHAGGRAVDPELAREAWTAQDPLTDRERQVLRLAGEGLSGAAIARRLHLTEGTVRNYLSEANAKLGTSNRVEAARLAREKGWL
- a CDS encoding ATP-dependent Clp protease proteolytic subunit, yielding MTDERFSDTDLLRPLGRPLPPGEDPDEDEGEPPLTPTASRWTDSLRDRLFRARTLIISGEVNQKLASEVIGQLWAMDAQSQEPITVFINSQGGHVESGDTIHDMLRFIRSPVRMIGTGWVASAGALIYVAVPLENRFSLPNTRFLLHQPAGGTRGTAADVEIEAREILKMRERLNRVFAEQTGQPLERIQDDTHRNFWLGATEAKEYGLVGRIIQHVSDLD
- a CDS encoding M56 family metallopeptidase encodes the protein MSGPAPELLRSAFLGLHGLGWALLGTLIVGAAVGAVAWVALRLLVHRSAWTRYALACGALVLLVALPLQTGLALRNAYGGHPQLAERIAVQLMRDGSPDGGGPLPGGWAVAPLAVAVEHTHDHDNPPLLAGAAVRRVAPALAVLALLWLFGAAVGLGRLGADVRTLRRLHRLPLQPVSERWRTALARMGRRLDVTHPIRLGISDRVDGPVLIGWWAPVILVPRRVHDQLTDDEIEAVLAHELAHVRRGDYAVNLLQSVAEALLFFHPVVLWLGARLRDEREYCSDDLAQRSIGGSLSEYLRALMTLETLRGAPAPGGAMAAQGGSLLRRIRRLVEMSARARRPRVDVDLLLAAACLLFVWVPSLAVSPLSQVGTMAVMKHELLLPRDFERIAREAGLVPAADGRHAGTPRAPERGQP